GATAGTTTCCGTAGCTCCATCAATAAATATTCCTTCGATAACAGTTATGAAGAAAATTGGTATGGAAAAAGTAAAATCTTTTAATCATCCATTACTAACAGATTTTCCAAAAATAGAAGAATGTGTATTGTTCGAAATAACTAAGAATTAATTACTAAGTAACATTTAAAGTTGTTTATCGTCTTTCATTTTAAGTAACCAAGTCTTTTTAAAATGAAAAACAAACTATTTCCACAGCTCTTTATAATTTACCTTAGATATATAATTGGTTTTGCATTTGTATTTGCCAGTATCGTTAAAATACAAGGTTTACGATTTACTACAGATAGTGGTACCGAAAATCCAATAAATACTGCATGGCATTTTTTTGAAACCATGTATCAATCAGGATTATATTGGAAATTTTTAGGTCTTAGTCAATTAATTGCTGGGTTAATACTGATGACACAAAAATATGCTAAATTAGGAGCCTTACTCTTTCTGCCAATCATAGCAAATGTGTTTGTTATTACAATATCTTACGATTTTAGAGGAACTCCAGTTATTACAGGATTAATGCTTTTCGCAAACTTTATTTTGATCGCTTGGGATTGGAATACTTTGAAAATACTAGTGAACAAAAAACCAAGTTTTCAATCCGAATTACGATTAGAGAATGATTCACTTTGGACTATTTTAGGAATACTATTTTTCGTTTTAACCATAGCGGCCAAAATATTTGCTAGTGCCACTACTCTACTACCTATTACTTTGTCCTTTTTAATTATTGGTGTAGTTGGTTTAGTTATTGGAGTTAAAAAGCATGGAAAATTACAACGAGGAAAATTACATTAATTTCCTTCAAACCAATTTTTAAAAAGTGCCACTTTCTCTCTACTAACAACAATTTCTTTTTCAACGGTTATTGTGGGAGATATTTTTAAACGACTATTAGAATAAACAACCACATCTTTAATAGCATTAATATTAATAATGAAACTACGGTTTACTCTGTAAAATATAGATTGTTCTAATAGTTCTGTAAGTTCTTCTAGTTTAAAATCAACGATAAACTTTTTGTTTTGTAAAGTGATCAAATGAACTGTTCTTCCTTCAGCATAAAACAAAGCTATTTCATTGGTTTTAATGGAATGAATATGATTTCCTAAACGGACTAAAAATCGATCTTTGGTTTTTCTTTTGGTGATATCATTTACCACTTTAGATAACACTTCTTTAGCAGCAAATAAGTTTTGCATAGATTCTAACTTAGACATTGCTTTAGAAATATCAGTAAACGTAATAGGTTTTAAAATATAATCTATACTATTTACCTTGAACGCATCAATGGCATACTCATCAAAAGCTGTGATGAAAATAATAGGTTTTTTAATGGTTAATTGATTAAAAATCTCAAAACTTAATCCATCAGTAAGTTGAATATCCATAAAAACTACATCAAAATCGGTATTCGTTTGAAAATAGTCTACAGCACTAGAAATACTATCTAATTTCTCAACAATTTCAATAGTTGAATTGTATTTTAGAAGATAGCGCTCCAATTTTTCAACGGCCAATACTTCATCTTCTACAATAATTACTTTCATAGTTATGCGTTACTTTTAATAGTTAGTTTGGGTATTTTAATAGTTCGTTTGTAGTCAGAAGTAGTAACATCGATCGTACTTTTACTGTAAATTGCGTACACTCTTTCTATCTCTTTATAGTTTTTAGCTGAGAATACTTCTGTGATTTTATCGTTTGTGAGATAACTAATTGTAAAAAAATCTATTTCTTCATTCAGCTCGATTTCTAAATTAATATTAGAAGAAATTATGGTAGTTCTAATTATTTGTTCAACCATAAACAACAAGCTTCTGGGTACAATTAAAAATGATGTTTTTATGCGATTAACAAGAGATACATTTCTATAAGGCAAGTAATTGAATAACTTGACTAACTCCTCAGTATTCTCCAACTCCTCTGTTAATCCAACTAACTGCTTTTGTTTACTTGATAAGATATACCTATAAATCGTAGCTAAATAATCTATAAAATCATCTGCCTTTTCCTTATCCTGTTTTATCAACACCAATAAATTCTCCAGGCTTTCAAATAGTAAATCTGGATTTATTCCTTGTTTAAATTCTTTGAAATCTTGTTCTATATGCGCTAAATACTCTTGTTCTTCTTTTAACTTCTCGCTGTTGATTTTATGCAAATATTGATGACTTATAAATAGCAATATGTAGATCATGGTAATTACACTGAATACGCTATTAAAAAGCCAAAGTTCTTCTGAGTTTGGAGAAAAACCAAGTACTTGCTTATAATAAATAGTAATACATATGGTTACCACAACGATACTCAAAACAATGGACACAACAACCTGTAAAACAATGGATAAAACTGCATCGTTCAAAAACGAAAATCGTTTAAATAGTAATAATAAAACTCTAGAAAATTCTTGAATTATGTATGACATTCCAATACATACATATAACTCTTCACCAAGGAATTCATTCTGAATTTGAGCTACATTATTATTGACCAACAGAATGAGCAAATACACAATTACTCCACTAAAAACAGGACTTAGAAGACGAAATAATGGTTTATGTACAAATAACTTTTTCATCGAATAATTGGCAATTTTACTAGAAACCTATTTCCGTTTGTGATGACAACTCCTTTTCCTGTCAATAAAACATATCTCGTATTTATATTCTTTAATCCTATTTGAAGTGATGCTACTTTTTTAGGAGTTGACGTGATATTATTTTCAACATAAATAAATTGATCGTCATTAGTAATTTTAACTTTAAGTGGAGATTCTTCACTCAAAACATTATGTTTTACAGCATTTTCCACTAACATTTCTAAAGCTAATGGTGGAATTTTGGTATTCAAAATTTCACCATCAATTAAAATCTCACAACTATACTTAGTTCCAAAGCGATTAGAAATTAGAAAATTATACGAATCTACTAGTTCCAATTCTTTGTTCAGAGTAGTTAATTTGTTCGAATAACTCTTTAAAACATTAGCATACATTTGAGCTAATTTTCTTATAAATAATGATGCTTTATTTTCATCTTTATGAATTAATGAAGAAGCCGTATTTAGTCCATTAAAAAGAAAATGTGGACTAATTTGAGATTTTAAGGCATTCAATTGATGTTCTACTTGATTTCTCTCTAGTTTAACTGTTTCAATTTGTAAAATTGAATATGAATAATATGAGTACAATACAAAATAGACTACTTGAAAAACAATAGAAATCAAGAATAATAAAATCCCAAGCTTAATATTAGTCAGCTTATATGTAGTAAAAAACGAAACTTCACTATTTATTGATGAATAAATATAAAATCCCAATAGAACTATACAAAGAGAAAGTATAAAGTGTGAGATAACACCGGTAAACAATCTTGAACCTTCATATATTTTCCAAGGCATTACTTTATCTAAGAAAATTGAAATAAAGTAATTTAAATAAGCTACCACAACTCCTAGCATAGAGCTACCTAATAATACTAATGAATTTACATTAGCATTTTGCTCACTTACAAGCATATAATAACCTACAAGAAAACCTAATAGAATTCCAATAGTTATGATAAGAATATGCTTTTTCATGTTAGTTAAAGTTCGTTGAGTTGATTTTTGATTGGTTAACTAAGGTAATTAAATATCGTTAAGAAATTCAATCACCTTAGTTTTAGTTGCTATTAGTATATAGCTTTCATAGCTCTCCCGAAATATAAATCCGAGTTTATTGATTTTGCTCTTCTCATATAGGCATCTTTAACTCTCTGAGAAGCATTCTTAACATTTGGTGCAAAAGCAATCAATGCACTTGATAAATAGCTACTCGAGTTAACATTACTTAAAGAGTCTAGCACTTTGATTAATTGATCTTCAGATAATTTTTTCTTTGCTAACTTTTTATAAAGTGAACTAGCATAATAATCTGAACCCACATTTTTATTGATTAAATCTAACAATTGAGTTAATGATGCATTATCTAAATTTTTCTTTAATAAATCCTCAATAATACTTGAAGAGTAGTAATCTGAACCTACATCATCAATAGAAGAAATAAAGGTTTTATAGTTTTTATCTGAAAGATTATTCTTTTTCAATGCTTTCTTTAGAACTTGGCTCTTATAATAATCTGAACTAATGCTATTCGAAAGGCTCATTATCTTTTCCATATTAGATTTATTTAATTCACGACTATCCAATATTTTCCCAAGAACCTGAGATAAATAATAATCTGACTGAATGTTTTTAGAAATCTGTAATAAATCTCCTAATTGATCATCTGAAATCTCATCATTTTTCACAGCTTTATTTAAAACTTGAGACATGTAATAATCCGACTGTATATTTCTCGTAGCCTTTATGTAAGCAGATAATGTTTGAGAGTTTCCTAAAAATGCACGTTGATTTTTCTGTAATAACTGAGCTAAATAGTAATCTGAATCAATTTGATTTCCTGCAATTTCAACAACTCTAGTTAATTCTGAGGCATTTAAATTGTAATCCATTAGATAAGAGAAATAAGCAGAACTTACATAGTCACTCTCTAATCTTTCAATTTCTTTTAAAACAGCATTTGCTCCTCCTCTATTATAGAATCTCTTTACACGAGCTTCGGCTCCAATAGTCGTATTTCTAATAATTTCTGGAAGAATTTCTGCCAACCAAGCTTTTCCTTCTGGTTCATAGCTTTTTTCACTCCAACCAACGAAATAACGTTTCTTAAGAGTTCCGCTTTCGGCTTCAATTACAACTCTTCTCTTTTTTCCAAAGCTTGATTTTTTAATTTCAATGAATCCTCCTCTAGAAATTGAAACAATATCTTTATCATCATCAGATAACACAATATCGCCTTCATATTCTATTTTGAAATCACCTTTTCCTTTAATATCAATAGAAAAATTCCCAATTCTTTTCGATGAATTTGAACTGTATACAACAGTACTTTGTGCAAAACTATTTGTAGTGAACAAAACACTAAAAACAGTTAGTAAAACGGTTAGTAAAATTGTTTTGGTTTTCATATGTACTCTTTTTTTGTTTTTAATTACACTTCAAAAGTAGGACGGGAATACAACCTAAAAAAACAAAATGTAGTCAACTGTAGTTTTTATGTAGTCAATTGTAAAACTTCATAAATTTCATATCTTTAAATGAAATATTCTAACGTATTATGGAGAAAAAAGCAATAAATAATTTACTAGAAGAAAAGCATCAAGAATTATTTAATTGGTTAAATAAGCAAGAACAAAATTACTGGGAAAATGGTCCGGAAGGAAAATGGACAACAGGTCAGCATATTCAACATTTAGTAGATTCTATCAAAAAACTGAATCATGCTCTTAGTTTTCCTTCATTTGTCTTAAAATATAAGTTTGGAAAAGCTAATCGAGAAGTTAGACCTTACGAACAAGTTGTACAACGATATCAAGATAAATTGGTTGAAAATAAAGAAAAAGCAAAGAATTATAATGCTGCTGTATCAACACCTACTGAGAAAAAATTCAAACACTTGTTAAGAACACTTAATGTACAAAACAAGAAGTTACAATATAAAACCAATAAGATGAGCGATAGCAAGTTAGATAATCTTATTGTTCCGCATCCTTTAATGGGTAAAATGCCTCTAAGAGAAATAATTATGTGGACCGCTTATCATACTGAACATCATACTAAAGATTTAATTGAAAACTACTCTTGAAATACCTATATTTGTGCCTCTAAAAAAATGTAGCAGACACCAATGTTTAATAATTTAAGCGAAAAATTAGATAAGGCGTTACATACGCTGAAAGGACACGGAAAGATTAATGAAGTTAACGTTGCAGAAACGTTAAAAGAAGTTCGTAGAGCCTTACTAGATGCCGATGTTAACTTTAAAATAGCAAAGCAATTTACAAATACTGTTAAGGAAAAAGCTATGGGAGCAGACGTATTGACTACGTTAAACCCTGGCCAATTAATGGTAAAAATTGTTAAGGATGAATTAACAGAGTTAATGGGTGGTGATACTGTTGGTATTAACCTAGGTGGATCTCCAACAGTTATTTTAATGTCTGGTTTACAAGGTTCGGGTAAAACTACTTTCTCGGGTAAACTTGCTAATTTCCTTAAAACGAAGAAAACAAAACAAGTTTTATTAGTTGGTTGTGATGTGTATCGTCCTGCCGCTATAAACCAGTTACAAGTAGTTGGTGAACAAATTGGTGTTGAAGTTTATGCTGAAGTAGGAAATCAAAATCCTGTTGAAATTTCTCAAAATGCAATTAAGCATGCAAAAGCAAACGGAAAGAATGTGGTTATTATAGATACCGCTGGTCGTTTAGCTGTTGATGAGGAAATGATGACAGAGATCTCGAATATTCATAAAGCTGTTACTCCTAATGAAACATTATTTGTTGTAGATTCTATGACAGGTCAAGATGCTGTAAATACGGCAAAAGCCTTTAATGATGTTTTAAATTTTGATGGTGTTGTACTTACAAAGTTAGATGGTGATACTCGTGGTGGAGCTGCTTTATCTATTAAGTCTGTTGTAGACAAACCAATTAAGTTTATCGGTACAGGTGAGAAAATGGATGCAATTGATGTTTTCCACCCAGATCGTATGGCAGATCGTATTCTTGGAATGGGAGACGTTGTATCGTTAGTAGAACGTGCTCAAGAACAATACGATGAAGCTGAAGCAAGAAAACTTCAAAAGAAGATTGCTAAAAATCAGTTTGGTTTTGATGATTTCTTAAACCAAATTCAGCAAATAAAGAAAATGGGAAGCATGAAAGACTTAGTTGGAATGATTCCTGGAGCTGGAAAAGCATTAAAAGGAATGGATATTGACGACGACGCTTTCAAAGGAATTGAAGCGATCATATATTCTATGACTCCTGATGAAAGAAGTAAGCCTTCTTTAATTAATGCAAGTAGAAAGAAAAGAATCGCGAAAGGATCTGGTACATCCGTGCAAGAAGTAAATCAGCTAATGAAGCAGTTTGATCAGATGAGCAAAATGATGAAGATGATGCAAGGCGGAGGCGGAAAACGCATGATGCAAATGATGCGAGGAATGAGATAAAAAAATAGAACTAAAAGAGAAGTGTGCGCTTCTCTTTTTTATTTAGACATATATACACACAACACACTAACACACAACAATGATTTTATTAGACGGAAAGAAAACTTCTGCAGACATTAAAGAGGAAATCGCTTTAGAAGTAGGTGAATTAAAAAGAAACGAAAAAAAAGCACCGCACTTAGCTGCTATTATTGTAGGAAATGACGGAGCTAGTTTAACTTACGTAAATGCAAAAGTGAAAGCTTGTGAACGCGTAGGCTTTGAATCTACTTTAATTCAACTTCCCGAAGAAACTACAGAAGCTGAACTTTTGAATGAAATTGAAATTTTAAATGTTGATAATGATATTGACGGTTTTATCGTTCAGTTACCATTACCAAAACATATTGATGAACAAAAAGTATTATTAGCTGTTGATCCTGCTAAAGATGTGGATGGATTCCATCCTGAAAACGTTGGTAGAATGGCTTTAAACTTACCAACTTTTATTTCTGCTACTCCTTTTGGAATTTTAGAATTATTAGAACGTTATGAAGTTGAAACTTCGGGAAAGAACGTTGTTGTAATTGGTCGTAGCCACATTGTTGGAAGTCCGATGAGTATTTTATTATCTCAAAAAAGAAAAGTTGGAAATGCGACGGTTACATTAACACATAGTAGAACGAAAAACTTAGAAGAAATAACTAAAGAAGCAGATATTATTGTAGCGGCTTTAGGAATTCCAGAATTCTTAAAAGGTGAAATGGTAAAAGATGGAGCCGTAATTATTGATGTTGGAATTACTAGAGTTGCAGATCCTTCTAAGAAAAGTGGTTTCAGATTAGTTGGAGATGTTGCTTTTGACGAAGTAGCTGAAAAATCATCTTTCATTACACCTGTTCCTGGTGGAGTTGGACCGATGACCATTGCGATGTTATTAAAAAATACGTTAATAGCAAATAAGCGAAGAAATTCATAAAGAAGATCGATATATAAAAACTAAAAAAGGGAAGCTAAATGCTTCCCTTTTTTAGTTTACTCGCTTTCTAATTTCTAATAAAGAATCATCAATTAATAATTTACCATCTCTAAATACTTCTCTTAATTCTCCTTCTTGTTCTTCTGCCCAACTCACTTCATCGATTAATTGATATTTTCCTTCTTCTTTTATTATTTTCAATAAACCTTTTGCCGATTTTTTAGTTCCATCATCCGTTATTGGATCTTTATAAATAGCTCTTCCTTCTCCATTAACTTCTCCGTAAGTTGCTTTCATAGCAAAACCAAAAGTATCTCTCGTGTTATACTGATACGTAAAAGAACCAATTCCTAACACAACATTAGTAGAAGCAAATCCATTTTGCTTTAATCGCTCACAAATTTGTGTTGCTCTTTCTATTGTAATACTATCTCCATAAATAGCTCCAATATGTGGATCTAATTCTTTAAACCCTTTTTCATTTATTTCACCTCCAAACACTTCCCAAAGTAGCTGAATTACACCTTTTTGTTCAACTTCTGTTGTACCATTTGGGTTACCACAAATAATATCTACAGGATCACCACTATCTGGACGAATAACAACTTTTCCATCTCGACTTAAAACTTCTTCTTTTAAATTCGGTAGATATTCTGTTAGCACTTTCCATAAATCCCAAGTATCAGAAACAATAGAAACAATTCCATTAGGATAAACTTCTGTAATTAATCTTTTAAATGTTTCTTCTTCTCCACTATTTGTTCCCATACACATAACAGAGTGTTCCGTTGCAGCAACTGATCCTCCAACAAGTTCTTCATTTGCATTAGCATTGTAATATTCCTCTAGAAAATCTATAGCCGGAATTGTGTCAGTTCCTGTAAAACTTAATAAGTGACCTGAAGCTGACAAAACAGCTGCTTCTAATCCTGCCATTCCTCTCATTGAGAAATCGTGCCCTTGCCAATCTACAAATTCAGGAATACTTGAGGTTTCTTTCGCATATGCATCCAATATTTTTCTGTATTGCTTGGCAATTGTAGCAGAATTACATGGCATCCAAATAGTTGTTGATAGCAGTGTTTCAAAATAGTTTGTTAACCAGAAAAACTCAGGTAATGTATTATACATAGTAAACATTGGAACTCGAATTGGAACTGAAGCACCTTCTGGCAATGCTTTGATTACAATTGGTAAGAAACCTAGATCGTGTAAAGCTCCAATATGCTCTACACCTACTTTATTTTCACCTAAATAGTTATTTATTCTATTAGCATATTTTTCTAGAATTTGTTCTTTAGGTTGTTGAAAAAAGTTCTGATTGAATTCTTGAATCACATATTTCTTAATGAAGTATTGTAATCCGAAAAATACTACCTCATTCACTCCTTCTATTCTACTTTTTCTTGGTGTCCAGTTTGAATATACTAAGGTTGTATTATCTGGATATTGTCTTCTGTGATCTACTTTGTAACCGTCTGTATATAATAATGGATTCATCATAATAATTTGTTTTTGCGTAATAACAACACAAATATAAAAGAATAAATCTATCTTTCAAATTATTTTGCGTATTATTTACACATATTTAAAAACTTCTTGAAGATTATGATATATTGATGTGTTATATCTATCACAAATTGTACTCACATAACGGTATTGGTAAAATTCTTTTGGACATACAACAATAAGTTTATTTGATTTCATGTATAACCCAAATTCAACCAGTGAAATTGGAGATTTAGCTTCTGGAAGAAAATTAAGAATGATCATATCCGCTAATTCTAATGCTTCTAATTCCCAGTGAATATGACACACCATTTCCTGATTATCGAGTGTATCATGATCTTCTCTTGTAGGATCAAAAAAGATCGTATTCTTAGAGCTTCCTTTAATTATTGTATCTCTCCAAGATGTAGATTCCTTAAAATCGATACTACCTGCTAGAAAACAAAAAGTTTCATCTTCATTCTTTACAGGTAGTTTATCTTTTGCAGTAAATACTCTCATACTATTGAAGTTGATCACGTACTTCCATCAAAGCATAACCTAATAAATTATGACCTTTCCATAAATTTGGATTCATCACATTTTCATTATCTACTGCCATTCCAATTCCCCAGATATTATCAACAGGACTTGCCTCTACGAGAATACGATCATTCGTTTGAATTAAGAATTTCTTTAATTCATCATCCTGAGAAAACTTTGCTAAATTGCCTTTAACAACAATATCGAACTTATGTTTATCCCAAGTTTTAGGATCAAAATTCAATACTTTTCTTCCCAATTTCTTCGCATCATGTGGATGTTTTGATTCTATTATTTTTGTCAGACTTTCTTGATCATTAAATAATCGAGCCTTTTCGGCCATCATAAAATGTTCAGCTGATTTATAAACTATTCCATCTATTTCAAAATCTGATTCCCACCATTGACTAAAACAACCTTTACCTGCACTTCCATCTTTATTGGGTTGATGTCCCCAAAAAAACAAAAACTTTAAATTTTCATCGTGATTATACTTGTCTTGTATTGTACGGTTTGAATATTTCATAACTTTTTTTCTTTCTTCTATTTAAAAACAACATATAACTAACTCAACTAATTATTTTATGAACTAGATGTTTTTCACTTCTTCCTTATGAGGACGCTCATTCCTTCCTGCTTCTTCTGGATATAAAAGATAAACAGGATCGGTTTGAACAAACTCTTTGGTTTCAATATTTAATGCAGTTAAACTTCCTTTAAACGCTGCACCAGTATCGACATTCCAAACATTACAGCCTTGCATTGGTTCCAATACATTGTAATTTGTTGTTGGTGTATGTCCGATATAAATTTCATTAAACAGTAATAAACGTTTTGGAAATAATAGAGAATCCTTCTTTATTCGTTTATCCATGGTTAAGGCCATTTCCCACAAAGTTCTATCCCAAGTGTAGTTCGATTCATAAACTTCTTGATATGGACCATGCATAGAGGTAAATCCTGCATGTATAAACAACCTATTTTCATCATCTACATGAAAAAGCTTCATACGCTCCAAGAATTGTAAATGTTCGTTCTTCTGATTTTCAGAATACTCATAGTAACTGGTAATTGTATTCTTTCCACCGTGGAATAACCATTTGTCAGGCTTCACGCCGCTTTTTAACCAATTTTCGCAATACACATCATGATTTCCTTTAATGAAAATACATTTATGACTTTTATCCAATTCAATTAGATACTCTAAAACCTGAGCAGACTCACTCCAACCATCAACATAATCACCTAAGAAAATAAGTACATCATTAGCTGTTAAATCCAACTTAGATATAAGTTGTTTCAAGGCTTTTAAACCTCCATGTATGTCTCCTATTGTGAATGTTCTCATCCTTTCATTAAATTCTTAAACAATTCCAAAAACTCTTTAATATCACCTCTAAATTTGAAAAAGTTTTTCTTACTAATAAAGTTTTCTGTAAAATTATTATCCTCAAGATTTACATCAATAACATATCCTCCATACTTTATAGTTTGTTGTACAAGAGCATTTGGTAAGTTAGTGGCTCCTGAGCTACCTAATATTATTAATAGCCCCGAATTTTTCGCAATCTTTAAGGTAGTATCTAATTTAAAGTTTCTTTCATTATAAAATTCATCAAACCATAATATATTTGGTCTAGTATCTTCTCCACATTTTGGACAGAATAATAACTTTTTCTCATCATAAGTCAAATCCTCATCAATATTTTTTAGTGGTATATTTGGCATTTCATACACGTCTTTTGAACATTCTTCTGAGCATCTCATTTCTCTTAAGTTACCATGTATTTCATAAACTTTTTTGCTACCTGCTCTTTGATGTAGATTGTCGATATTCTGTGTAATCAAATTAAATTTATCAGGAATACAATCTTCAATTCCTTTTAATAAATAATGTGAATCATTCGGTTTAGCTTCAGAAAACATTTTTTTCCTGAAAAAAGTGTATTGCCATACTTCATCAGCATTTTTAGAAAAGTGCTCAAAAGTTCCAAATGATTCAGGTTTATAATATTTTGTTCCTTTAATCCAAATACCATCGCTTCCTCTGTAAGTAGGAATTCCACTAGCTGAGGATATTCCTGCTCCAGTTAAGAACGTAATATAATTTCTTGATTTTTTAGTTTGTACTTCTTGTAATATATTCTTTAACTCTTTCATATT
This genomic window from Tenacibaculum sp. 190524A05c contains:
- a CDS encoding LytTR family DNA-binding domain-containing protein; translated protein: MKVIIVEDEVLAVEKLERYLLKYNSTIEIVEKLDSISSAVDYFQTNTDFDVVFMDIQLTDGLSFEIFNQLTIKKPIIFITAFDEYAIDAFKVNSIDYILKPITFTDISKAMSKLESMQNLFAAKEVLSKVVNDITKRKTKDRFLVRLGNHIHSIKTNEIALFYAEGRTVHLITLQNKKFIVDFKLEELTELLEQSIFYRVNRSFIININAIKDVVVYSNSRLKISPTITVEKEIVVSREKVALFKNWFEGN
- a CDS encoding histidine kinase — encoded protein: MKKLFVHKPLFRLLSPVFSGVIVYLLILLVNNNVAQIQNEFLGEELYVCIGMSYIIQEFSRVLLLLFKRFSFLNDAVLSIVLQVVVSIVLSIVVVTICITIYYKQVLGFSPNSEELWLFNSVFSVITMIYILLFISHQYLHKINSEKLKEEQEYLAHIEQDFKEFKQGINPDLLFESLENLLVLIKQDKEKADDFIDYLATIYRYILSSKQKQLVGLTEELENTEELVKLFNYLPYRNVSLVNRIKTSFLIVPRSLLFMVEQIIRTTIISSNINLEIELNEEIDFFTISYLTNDKITEVFSAKNYKEIERVYAIYSKSTIDVTTSDYKRTIKIPKLTIKSNA
- a CDS encoding sensor histidine kinase; the encoded protein is MKKHILIITIGILLGFLVGYYMLVSEQNANVNSLVLLGSSMLGVVVAYLNYFISIFLDKVMPWKIYEGSRLFTGVISHFILSLCIVLLGFYIYSSINSEVSFFTTYKLTNIKLGILLFLISIVFQVVYFVLYSYYSYSILQIETVKLERNQVEHQLNALKSQISPHFLFNGLNTASSLIHKDENKASLFIRKLAQMYANVLKSYSNKLTTLNKELELVDSYNFLISNRFGTKYSCEILIDGEILNTKIPPLALEMLVENAVKHNVLSEESPLKVKITNDDQFIYVENNITSTPKKVASLQIGLKNINTRYVLLTGKGVVITNGNRFLVKLPIIR
- a CDS encoding DinB family protein codes for the protein MEKKAINNLLEEKHQELFNWLNKQEQNYWENGPEGKWTTGQHIQHLVDSIKKLNHALSFPSFVLKYKFGKANREVRPYEQVVQRYQDKLVENKEKAKNYNAAVSTPTEKKFKHLLRTLNVQNKKLQYKTNKMSDSKLDNLIVPHPLMGKMPLREIIMWTAYHTEHHTKDLIENYS
- the ffh gene encoding signal recognition particle protein: MFNNLSEKLDKALHTLKGHGKINEVNVAETLKEVRRALLDADVNFKIAKQFTNTVKEKAMGADVLTTLNPGQLMVKIVKDELTELMGGDTVGINLGGSPTVILMSGLQGSGKTTFSGKLANFLKTKKTKQVLLVGCDVYRPAAINQLQVVGEQIGVEVYAEVGNQNPVEISQNAIKHAKANGKNVVIIDTAGRLAVDEEMMTEISNIHKAVTPNETLFVVDSMTGQDAVNTAKAFNDVLNFDGVVLTKLDGDTRGGAALSIKSVVDKPIKFIGTGEKMDAIDVFHPDRMADRILGMGDVVSLVERAQEQYDEAEARKLQKKIAKNQFGFDDFLNQIQQIKKMGSMKDLVGMIPGAGKALKGMDIDDDAFKGIEAIIYSMTPDERSKPSLINASRKKRIAKGSGTSVQEVNQLMKQFDQMSKMMKMMQGGGGKRMMQMMRGMR
- the folD gene encoding bifunctional methylenetetrahydrofolate dehydrogenase/methenyltetrahydrofolate cyclohydrolase FolD, producing MILLDGKKTSADIKEEIALEVGELKRNEKKAPHLAAIIVGNDGASLTYVNAKVKACERVGFESTLIQLPEETTEAELLNEIEILNVDNDIDGFIVQLPLPKHIDEQKVLLAVDPAKDVDGFHPENVGRMALNLPTFISATPFGILELLERYEVETSGKNVVVIGRSHIVGSPMSILLSQKRKVGNATVTLTHSRTKNLEEITKEADIIVAALGIPEFLKGEMVKDGAVIIDVGITRVADPSKKSGFRLVGDVAFDEVAEKSSFITPVPGGVGPMTIAMLLKNTLIANKRRNS
- a CDS encoding nicotinate phosphoribosyltransferase — protein: MNPLLYTDGYKVDHRRQYPDNTTLVYSNWTPRKSRIEGVNEVVFFGLQYFIKKYVIQEFNQNFFQQPKEQILEKYANRINNYLGENKVGVEHIGALHDLGFLPIVIKALPEGASVPIRVPMFTMYNTLPEFFWLTNYFETLLSTTIWMPCNSATIAKQYRKILDAYAKETSSIPEFVDWQGHDFSMRGMAGLEAAVLSASGHLLSFTGTDTIPAIDFLEEYYNANANEELVGGSVAATEHSVMCMGTNSGEEETFKRLITEVYPNGIVSIVSDTWDLWKVLTEYLPNLKEEVLSRDGKVVIRPDSGDPVDIICGNPNGTTEVEQKGVIQLLWEVFGGEINEKGFKELDPHIGAIYGDSITIERATQICERLKQNGFASTNVVLGIGSFTYQYNTRDTFGFAMKATYGEVNGEGRAIYKDPITDDGTKKSAKGLLKIIKEEGKYQLIDEVSWAEEQEGELREVFRDGKLLIDDSLLEIRKRVN
- a CDS encoding nucleoside 2-deoxyribosyltransferase domain-containing protein; the encoded protein is MRVFTAKDKLPVKNEDETFCFLAGSIDFKESTSWRDTIIKGSSKNTIFFDPTREDHDTLDNQEMVCHIHWELEALELADMIILNFLPEAKSPISLVEFGLYMKSNKLIVVCPKEFYQYRYVSTICDRYNTSIYHNLQEVFKYV
- a CDS encoding NADAR family protein: MKYSNRTIQDKYNHDENLKFLFFWGHQPNKDGSAGKGCFSQWWESDFEIDGIVYKSAEHFMMAEKARLFNDQESLTKIIESKHPHDAKKLGRKVLNFDPKTWDKHKFDIVVKGNLAKFSQDDELKKFLIQTNDRILVEASPVDNIWGIGMAVDNENVMNPNLWKGHNLLGYALMEVRDQLQ
- a CDS encoding metallophosphoesterase family protein, with product MRTFTIGDIHGGLKALKQLISKLDLTANDVLIFLGDYVDGWSESAQVLEYLIELDKSHKCIFIKGNHDVYCENWLKSGVKPDKWLFHGGKNTITSYYEYSENQKNEHLQFLERMKLFHVDDENRLFIHAGFTSMHGPYQEVYESNYTWDRTLWEMALTMDKRIKKDSLLFPKRLLLFNEIYIGHTPTTNYNVLEPMQGCNVWNVDTGAAFKGSLTALNIETKEFVQTDPVYLLYPEEAGRNERPHKEEVKNI